The following proteins come from a genomic window of Anaerobutyricum hallii:
- a CDS encoding methionine ABC transporter permease — MWTKEITDMIVSGVWATLYMTLASTILGYVFGLPMGVLLAITDKEGLTPNAIVYKILDVIANIVRSIPFLILLILLIPFTKLIVGQSYGSTATVVPLVIAAIPFIARMVESSIKEVDPGVIEAARSMGASNMQIVMKVLLVEARTSLLTGATIAIGTILGYSAMAGCVGGGGLGDIAIRYGYYRYQTSIMIVTVVLLVVLVQIFQSIGMFLAAKLDKRK, encoded by the coding sequence ATGTGGACTAAAGAAATAACAGATATGATCGTCAGTGGTGTATGGGCAACACTTTACATGACACTTGCTTCTACAATCTTAGGATATGTATTTGGACTTCCGATGGGTGTCCTTTTAGCAATCACAGATAAAGAAGGATTAACACCAAATGCAATCGTATATAAAATATTAGATGTCATCGCAAATATCGTTCGAAGTATCCCGTTCCTAATCCTTCTTATTTTGCTTATTCCATTTACAAAGCTGATCGTTGGACAAAGTTATGGTTCTACAGCAACTGTTGTACCACTTGTGATCGCAGCAATTCCATTTATTGCTCGAATGGTGGAATCTTCTATTAAAGAAGTAGATCCGGGTGTTATTGAGGCAGCTCGTTCTATGGGAGCAAGCAATATGCAGATCGTTATGAAGGTTCTCTTAGTAGAAGCCAGAACATCCTTACTTACCGGAGCAACAATCGCAATCGGAACAATTCTTGGTTATTCCGCAATGGCAGGTTGTGTCGGCGGTGGTGGACTCGGTGATATTGCCATCCGTTACGGATACTATCGTTATCAGACAAGTATTATGATCGTTACGGTTGTACTGCTTGTTGTACTTGTACAGATTTTCCAGAGTATTGGTATGTTCCTTGCAGCCAAACTTGATAAGAGAAAATAA